A genomic segment from Nicotiana tabacum cultivar K326 chromosome 9, ASM71507v2, whole genome shotgun sequence encodes:
- the LOC107794352 gene encoding glucomannan 4-beta-mannosyltransferase 2 → MAESTFQATASDIAGQIGMMWEVLKAPLLVPLLRAAVYICLVMELMLFIERLYMGIVIIIVKLFMKKPDKRYKWEPMADDDLEIGSADFPKVLVQIPMFNEREVYKISIGAACNLSWPSDRLVIQVLDDSTDPIIKDMVETECLRWASKGLNITYQIRESRGGYKAGALKEGLKHNYVKDCEYVVIFDADFRPEPDFLRRSIPFLVHNREIALVQGRWRFVNANECLLTRMQEMSLDYHFTVEQEVGSSTHAFFGFNGTGGIWRIAAINEAGGWKDRTTVEDMDLAVRASLKGWKFVYLGDLQVKSELPSTFKAFRFQQHRWSCGPANLFRKMVMEIVRNKRVNFWKKFYVIYSFFFVRKIIAHMVTFFFFCVVLPLTLLVPEVEVPLWGAIYIPCIITTLNSVGTPRSIHLLFYWILFENVMAFHRTKATFIGLLEAKRANEWVVTEKLGDTLKNKEKSKPAKKARGPLFGDRILPQELGFAVFLFFCGLYDVLYGKRVYFIYVFLQVITFTIAGFGYVGTIVPS, encoded by the exons ATGGCGGAATCAACTTTTCAGGCGACTGCTTCTGATATAGCAGGGCAAATAGGGATGATGTGGGAAGTGTTAAAGGCGCCATTGTTAGTGCCATTGTTGAGGGCAGCTGTGTACATTTGTTTAGTAATGGAGTTAATGCTTTTTATTGAGAGGCTTTATATGGGAATAGTAATTATtattgttaagcttttcatgaaaaAACCAGATAAAAGGTATAAATGGGAACCAATGGCTGATGATGATTTGGAAATTGGTAGTGCTGATTTTCCTAAGGTTCTTGTTCAAATCCCCATGTTTAATGAAAGAGAG GTGTATAAGATCTCTATTGGAGCTGCGTGTAACCTTTCTTGGCCGTCGGATCGTCTCGTGATTCAAGTTCTTGATGATTCTACTGATCCTATCATTAAG GATATGGTTGAGACAGAATGCCTAAGGTGGGCAAGCAAAGGACTTAACATAACGTACCAAATAAGAGAATCCCGCGGTGGTTACAAAGCTGGAGCTCTTAAAGAAGGATTAAAGCATAATTATGTCAAAGATTGCGAGTACGTCGTAATTTTCGACGCCGATTTCCGACCCGAACCCGATTTTCTCCGTCGATCCATCCCGTTTCTTGTACATAACCGGGAAATCGCCCTCGTTCAAGGTCGATGGCGATTTG TGAATGCAAATGAGTGTTTATTGACAAGAATGCAAGAGATGTCACTAGATTACCATTTTACAGTGGAGCAAGAAGTGGGCTCATCTACTCATGCATTCTTTGGTTTCAATG GGACTGGTGGGATATGGAGAATAGCAGCAATTAATGAAGCTGGTGGATGGAAGGACAGAACAACTGTTGAGGATATGGACCTTGCTGTTAGAGCTAGTCTTAAGGGCTGGAAGTTTGTTTACCTTGGTGACCTCCag GTGAAAAGTGAACTCCCCAGTACATTCAAAGCCTTCCGTTTTCAGCAACATCGTTGGTCTTGTGGCCCTGCCAATTTGTTCAGGAAAATGGTGATGGAGATTGTTAGGAACAAG AGAGTGAATTTTTGGAAGAAGTTTTATGTTATCTACAGCTTCTTTTTCGTCCGGAAGATCATAGCTCACATGGTTACATTTTTCTTCTTCTGTGTTGTCCTTCCATTGACCCTTTTGGTTCCTGAAGTTGAAGTCCCACTATGGGGTGCCATTTACATCCCTTGTATCATCACCACTCTCAACTCTGTCGGAACTCCAAG GTCAATTCATTTACTGTTCTATTGGATTCTCTTCGAGAACGTGATGGCTTTCCACCGAACCAAGGCTACATTCATTGGTTTGCTCGAGGCAAAGAGGGCTAACGAATGGGTTGTGACTGAGAAACTAGGTGATACTCTCAAGAACAAAGAAAAGTCTAAACCAGCCAAGAAAGCTCGAGGACCTCTATTTGGAGACAG GATTCTTCCACAAGAATTGGGATTTGCAGTGTTCCTTTTCTTCTGTGGTTTATATGATGTTCTTTATGGGAAGCGAGTGTACTTTATCTATGTGTTCCTGCAAGTCATTACCTTTACCATTGCCGGATTTGGCTATGTTGGCACTATAGTCCCCTCTTAG